TGAACTCGGCCGGCCTTTGGATGCCGGCCAGGAACTGATCGTCGTAGGGGCTTTTGGTGCGGGCTGCCATGGGATGGAAGACACGCGTGAAAATATGGTTCAGAACTTTTTTCGCGACCAGTGCGGCCAGCAGCACCAGAAAGGCGCCGGCAAAGTGACTGATGCTGATGCCGAGAAAAGTCTCCTGAAGGATGGCTTCGAGGGTGGCAAAAAATTCATTCATGGTATCCTCTCTAGGCAAGGGGAGGTTTTTTCATAGCAAAAGACTTCAGGCATTGCAAGACATTCGCCTTTTTATCCGAATGTTTCGATCCATGAATTCGTTTTCTTCATCGACTGTCAGAGGAAGGACCATCTCATGCCCAAGACGCTGACCCGCAAGATTCTCGAAAATCATCTGCTCGAAGGGAAACTCGAACCCGGAGAGGAGATTGCCATCCGTATCGATCATACCCTGCTCCAGGATGCGACCGGGACCATGGCCATGCTGGAATTCGAGGCCCTGGGACTGGACCGGGTGCGGGTCGATCTGGCGGCCCAATATGTCGACCACAATCTGCTGCAGACCGACTTCAAGAATGCCGACGACCACCGCTACCTGCGGACGGCATCGGCCCGCTACGGCATCCATTTCAGTCCGCCGGGGAACGGCATATCCCATCAGGCCCATCTGGAAAACTTCGGCCGTCCCGGGCTGACCATGGTCGGCGCCGACAGCCACACCCCCGCCGCCGCCGGCCTCTCTATGCTGGCCATGGGTGCCGGGGGCCTCGACGTGGCCCTGGCCATGGCCGGAAAACCCTACTACCTGCCCTGTCCGAAGGTGCTTGGAGTGAAACTGACCGGAAAGCTGCCCGAATGGGTCAGCGCCAAGGACGTGATCCTGGAGATGCTGCGCCGTTACGACGTCAAGGGCTGCCTGGGTATGGTGGTGGAATACTTCGGGCCCGGGGTGACGACCCTCTCCGTCGAGGACCGGGCGGTGATCGGCAACATGGGCACCGAACTCGGGGCGACCAGCAGCGTCTTCCCCTCCGACGAGCAGACCCGCCGCTATCTGCGGGCCCAGGGCCGGGAAGAGGCCTGGCAGCCGCTGGCGGCGGACGAGGGGGCCGAGTACGATGCCCTTGAGGAGCTCGACCTGTCCACTCTCGAACCCCTCATCGCCTGCCCGTCATCCCCGGGCAACGTCGTCACCGTCCGCGAGGTGGCCGGGACCAAGGTGGATCAGGTCATCATCGGTTCCAGCGCCAACAGCGGCTTCAAGGACCTGATGCGGGTGGTCGGCATCGTCAAGGGGCGCCACAGCGCGCCCTTCACCGATTTTCACGTCAACCCCGGCAGCCGCCAGGTTCTGGAGAACCTGGCCGAGGCCGACGGCATCCTGCCCCTGATGATGACCGGAGCCAAGATTCATCAGTCCGGGTGCCTGGGCTGCATCGGCATGGGGCAGGCCCCCGGCACCGGTCAGGTTT
This portion of the Syntrophotaleaceae bacterium genome encodes:
- a CDS encoding aconitate hydratase; translation: MPKTLTRKILENHLLEGKLEPGEEIAIRIDHTLLQDATGTMAMLEFEALGLDRVRVDLAAQYVDHNLLQTDFKNADDHRYLRTASARYGIHFSPPGNGISHQAHLENFGRPGLTMVGADSHTPAAAGLSMLAMGAGGLDVALAMAGKPYYLPCPKVLGVKLTGKLPEWVSAKDVILEMLRRYDVKGCLGMVVEYFGPGVTTLSVEDRAVIGNMGTELGATSSVFPSDEQTRRYLRAQGREEAWQPLAADEGAEYDALEELDLSTLEPLIACPSSPGNVVTVREVAGTKVDQVIIGSSANSGFKDLMRVVGIVKGRHSAPFTDFHVNPGSRQVLENLAEADGILPLMMTGAKIHQSGCLGCIGMGQAPGTGQVSLRTFPRNFPGRSGTKDDQVYLCSPETAAAAALKGVITDPRDLAREMDYPSSVIPEKFLVDRSAFVFPSEEGMRTEVERGPNIKPFPELEELPETLRAQVVIRVDDNISTDTIMPAGNKVLPLRSNIEAISEFVFYQIAPDFHARCRDLGRVAVIGGDNYGQGSSREHAALAPRYLGVQVKLAKSFARIHKANLCNFGILPLTFKDPADYEWVREGMVLEIPEVRRRIAVGDQELPVVIDGRQIIALLDVSDRQRESLLAGGTLNKVRKELVS